In a single window of the Procambarus clarkii isolate CNS0578487 chromosome 51, FALCON_Pclarkii_2.0, whole genome shotgun sequence genome:
- the LOC123774556 gene encoding pre-mRNA-splicing factor syf2 isoform X1, with protein sequence MAEVATSSSSSNKTDKIADFKARLAKLHSKRNEAAVLNHKEVVEEDRVKQMPKNYAKKRERLEAEFKEDQRREAVLAEGKDYDRLRMLEVGADEAERWERRKKKKNPDQGFSTYEDATIRQYNRLVKNKKTNMEEYEREKQAVGEAAFYGEDNTIAIGLHKDSASAIDNMVEDLEKQIAKREKYSRRRIYDDDADINFINERNMKFNKKLERFYGNYTEEIKQNLERGTAV encoded by the exons ATGGCAGAA GTAGCTACAAGCTCTAGCAGTTCCAACAAGACGGACAAAATTGCTGACTTCAAAGCACGTCTCGCCAAGCTGCATAGCAAAAGG AATGAAGCTGCAGTTCTAAACCATAAAGAAGTTGTGGAAGAAGACCGAGTTAAGCAAAtgccaaaaaattatgcaaagaaGCGTGAAAGACTAGAAGCTGAATTTAAAGAAGATCAGCGAAGAGAGGCTGTTTTAGCAGAG GGTAAAGACTATGACCGTCTGAGAATGCTGGAAGTGGGAGCAGATGAAGCAGAGCgctgggagaggagaaagaagaagaagaacccaGATCAAGGTTTTTCTACTTACGAAGATGCCACAATCAG GCAATACAACCGTCTTGTTAAAAATAAGAAAACTAACATGGAAGAGtacgagagagagaagcaggctGTTGGAGAAGCTGCATTTTATGGAGAAGACAACACAATTGCCATTGGTCTTCACAAAGATTCTGCTTCAGCAATTGATAACATGGTGGAAGATCTGGAGAAGCA GATTGCTAAGCGAGAGAAGTATTCGCGTCGTCGCATATATGATGATGATGCCGACATCAACTTTATCAATGAGCGCAATATGAAATTCAACAAAAAATTGGAACGCTTCTATGGTAACTACACAGAAGAAATCAAACAAAATCTGGAAAGAGGAACAGCTGTGTAA
- the LOC123774556 gene encoding pre-mRNA-splicing factor syf2 isoform X2, with translation MAENEAAVLNHKEVVEEDRVKQMPKNYAKKRERLEAEFKEDQRREAVLAEGKDYDRLRMLEVGADEAERWERRKKKKNPDQGFSTYEDATIRQYNRLVKNKKTNMEEYEREKQAVGEAAFYGEDNTIAIGLHKDSASAIDNMVEDLEKQIAKREKYSRRRIYDDDADINFINERNMKFNKKLERFYGNYTEEIKQNLERGTAV, from the exons ATGGCAGAA AATGAAGCTGCAGTTCTAAACCATAAAGAAGTTGTGGAAGAAGACCGAGTTAAGCAAAtgccaaaaaattatgcaaagaaGCGTGAAAGACTAGAAGCTGAATTTAAAGAAGATCAGCGAAGAGAGGCTGTTTTAGCAGAG GGTAAAGACTATGACCGTCTGAGAATGCTGGAAGTGGGAGCAGATGAAGCAGAGCgctgggagaggagaaagaagaagaagaacccaGATCAAGGTTTTTCTACTTACGAAGATGCCACAATCAG GCAATACAACCGTCTTGTTAAAAATAAGAAAACTAACATGGAAGAGtacgagagagagaagcaggctGTTGGAGAAGCTGCATTTTATGGAGAAGACAACACAATTGCCATTGGTCTTCACAAAGATTCTGCTTCAGCAATTGATAACATGGTGGAAGATCTGGAGAAGCA GATTGCTAAGCGAGAGAAGTATTCGCGTCGTCGCATATATGATGATGATGCCGACATCAACTTTATCAATGAGCGCAATATGAAATTCAACAAAAAATTGGAACGCTTCTATGGTAACTACACAGAAGAAATCAAACAAAATCTGGAAAGAGGAACAGCTGTGTAA